The following proteins are encoded in a genomic region of Streptococcus cristatus AS 1.3089:
- a CDS encoding zinc-binding dehydrogenase yields the protein MKSAVYLKAGQVGLVEMDHPQILDPDDAIIRIVRTCVCGSDLWSYRNEQVKPGRMNSGHEAIGIVEEVGDAVTTVKAGDFVIAPFTHGCGDCDACRAGYDGTCDRHIGNNWSDGVQAEYMRFEYANWALVKIPGQPSDYSEGMLKSFLALADVMPTGYHAARVADVKPGDKVVVIGDGAVGQCAVIAAKMRGASQIVLMSRHEDRQKMALESGATAVVAERGEEGIAKVRELLGGGADAALECVGTEASVDQALGVLHNGGRLGFVGVPHCEKHPIGSTFAQNITVAGGAASVTTYDKQLLLKAVLDGDINPGRVFTSSYKLEEIDQAYKDMDERKTIKSLIVFD from the coding sequence ATGAAATCAGCAGTTTATCTCAAGGCTGGTCAAGTTGGACTAGTAGAAATGGATCATCCGCAAATTCTAGATCCAGATGATGCCATTATCCGCATTGTTCGTACCTGTGTCTGTGGCTCTGACCTGTGGAGTTATCGAAATGAGCAGGTGAAGCCTGGGCGCATGAACAGTGGTCACGAGGCGATCGGGATTGTCGAAGAGGTCGGTGATGCAGTAACGACTGTGAAAGCAGGCGATTTTGTCATTGCTCCATTTACCCATGGATGCGGGGACTGCGACGCTTGCCGAGCAGGATATGACGGGACTTGTGACCGGCATATTGGCAATAACTGGTCAGATGGGGTGCAAGCGGAATATATGCGCTTCGAGTATGCCAACTGGGCTTTGGTGAAGATTCCGGGTCAGCCGTCCGATTATTCAGAGGGGATGCTTAAGTCCTTCTTGGCGCTGGCTGATGTTATGCCAACAGGCTACCATGCGGCGCGTGTGGCAGATGTTAAACCGGGCGACAAGGTAGTTGTCATCGGGGATGGCGCTGTTGGACAATGTGCTGTTATCGCGGCTAAGATGCGGGGAGCTTCTCAAATTGTGCTCATGAGTCGCCACGAAGACCGACAAAAGATGGCGCTTGAATCAGGAGCGACAGCTGTTGTTGCAGAGCGTGGTGAAGAAGGCATTGCCAAGGTGCGCGAACTCCTCGGTGGCGGAGCCGATGCTGCGCTTGAATGTGTCGGAACGGAAGCGTCTGTCGACCAAGCCCTTGGTGTCCTCCATAATGGTGGTCGGTTAGGTTTTGTTGGTGTTCCTCATTGCGAAAAGCATCCGATTGGTTCCACCTTTGCTCAAAACATCACAGTGGCAGGTGGTGCAGCCTCTGTCACTACCTATGACAAGCAACTCTTACTGAAAGCAGTCCTTGATGGCGACATCAATCCAGGCCGCGTCTTTACTTCCAGCTATAAACTGGAAGAGATTGACCAAGCCTATAAAGATATGGATGAGCGGAAGACTATTAAGTCCTTGATTGTCTTTGACTAA
- a CDS encoding M protein trans-acting positive regulator PRD domain-containing protein — MRELLSKKSLRQLELLELLFKTKRRFYISELAERLNCSERLVKDDLSYVKSSFPDLIFHSSNSGIRIMNTDDSDIEMVYHYFFKHSSHFSILEFIFFNEGCQAEDIYNEFYISSSSLYRIISHINKTIKKQYDFKVSLTPVRIVGNEIDIRYFFAQYFSEKYYFLEWPFTDFPKEPLCQLLEIVYKETSFPMNVSTHRMLKLLLVTNLYRIQFGHFLEVEKDSFNEQLMESFMQAEGIDEVVDRFATDYGISLTKEVIGQLFVSYFQKMFFIDETLFMDYVKSDRYVEKSYHLLSDFIDQISSTYNFKIDNKDNLIWHLHNTAQLHRRELSTEYILFDQKGNTIRNFQNIFPQFVSEVKEGILNYLETLGIHSNQMHVNHLSYTFITHSKHLVLNLLQNQPKLKVLVMSSFDQHHAKSIAETLSYYCSNNFELEVWNELELSIDSLKESPYDIIISNFIIPPIENKKLIYSNNVNTVELISLLNAMMFIQIDE, encoded by the coding sequence ATGAGAGAATTATTGTCTAAAAAAAGCCTCAGGCAATTAGAATTGTTAGAATTACTCTTTAAAACTAAACGTCGGTTTTATATTTCTGAACTAGCCGAACGATTGAACTGCTCAGAACGGTTGGTAAAAGATGACCTATCTTATGTCAAGTCCTCTTTTCCTGACCTAATCTTTCACTCTTCTAATAGTGGTATTCGTATCATGAATACGGATGACAGTGATATTGAGATGGTCTATCATTATTTTTTCAAGCACTCAAGTCATTTTTCCATTTTAGAGTTCATATTCTTTAACGAAGGGTGTCAAGCTGAGGATATTTATAACGAGTTCTATATTAGTTCTTCCTCGCTCTATCGTATCATCAGTCATATCAATAAAACGATAAAAAAACAATATGATTTTAAAGTTAGTCTGACCCCTGTTCGAATCGTTGGGAATGAGATTGATATCCGTTACTTTTTTGCACAATATTTTTCGGAAAAATATTATTTCCTGGAATGGCCATTTACAGATTTTCCCAAAGAGCCTTTGTGTCAGTTGTTAGAGATTGTTTATAAAGAGACTAGCTTCCCTATGAATGTATCCACTCATAGGATGTTAAAGTTGCTGCTCGTTACGAATCTCTATAGAATACAGTTTGGACATTTCTTGGAAGTTGAGAAAGATTCTTTCAATGAACAATTGATGGAATCTTTTATGCAGGCTGAAGGGATAGACGAAGTAGTAGATAGATTTGCTACAGATTACGGTATTTCTTTGACTAAAGAAGTAATCGGTCAATTATTTGTTTCCTACTTCCAAAAAATGTTTTTCATTGATGAAACACTATTTATGGACTACGTAAAGTCTGATAGGTATGTGGAAAAGTCCTATCATTTATTAAGTGATTTCATTGACCAGATATCATCCACATACAATTTTAAAATAGATAACAAGGACAATCTGATTTGGCATCTACATAATACCGCACAACTGCATCGGCGGGAATTATCAACAGAGTATATTTTGTTTGATCAAAAGGGCAATACAATCCGAAACTTTCAAAATATTTTCCCTCAATTTGTTTCAGAAGTAAAAGAGGGAATCTTAAATTATCTTGAAACCTTGGGTATCCATAGTAACCAAATGCATGTCAATCATTTATCCTATACCTTTATAACTCACAGTAAGCATTTGGTTTTGAATCTGTTGCAAAATCAACCTAAATTAAAGGTGCTAGTGATGAGTAGTTTTGATCAACATCATGCAAAATCCATAGCAGAAACCCTTTCATATTATTGTAGCAACAATTTTGAACTGGAAGTTTGGAACGAATTAGAATTATCCATCGATTCTTTAAAAGAATCACCCTATGACATCATCATTTCTAATTTCATTATCCCACCGATTGAAAACAAGAAGCTGATTTATTCCAACAACGTTAATACGGTTGAGTTAATATCCTTACTTAACGCCATGATGTTTATTCAAATAGATGAGTGA
- the amaP gene encoding alkaline shock response membrane anchor protein AmaP: MSKSRKILFLIICILILTILIPVLLDFHKVSGLDLQLFTWKNIPFVGYYLSRYVFWGTLVLASLILLLMLVIIFYPKRRLEIQLADADGKLMLKNSAIEGFVRSLVTDHGFIKDPTVSVNSWKNKCIVSVKGAIVPSENIIKRSQLIQDEIATGLTEFFGLNHDVKLQISVSDFKPKSKARKKY; this comes from the coding sequence ATGTCAAAATCAAGAAAAATACTTTTTCTTATTATCTGTATTTTAATCTTGACTATTTTGATTCCTGTTTTGCTAGATTTTCATAAAGTTAGCGGTTTAGATCTTCAGTTATTTACCTGGAAGAATATTCCTTTTGTAGGATACTATCTATCTAGATATGTTTTCTGGGGGACACTGGTTTTAGCAAGCTTAATATTGTTGCTGATGTTAGTGATAATTTTTTATCCTAAGAGACGTTTGGAAATTCAGTTAGCTGATGCGGATGGTAAACTAATGCTGAAAAATTCAGCGATTGAAGGATTTGTTCGCAGTCTGGTAACAGACCATGGTTTTATCAAAGATCCTACAGTATCCGTAAATAGCTGGAAAAACAAGTGTATAGTTTCTGTTAAAGGAGCAATTGTTCCGTCAGAAAATATCATCAAGAGAAGTCAGTTGATTCAGGATGAAATTGCTACTGGATTAACAGAATTCTTCGGTCTCAATCATGATGTCAAGCTTCAAATATCTGTATCAGATTTCAAACCAAAATCGAAGGCTAGAAAAAAATACTAG
- a CDS encoding CsbD family protein, with amino-acid sequence MSTEEKFNQAKGAVKEGVGKVIGDEKLEKEGAAEKVVSKVKEVAEDAKDAVEGAIEGVKNMLHKDDDK; translated from the coding sequence ATGTCAACAGAAGAAAAATTCAACCAAGCTAAAGGCGCTGTCAAAGAAGGTGTTGGGAAAGTAATCGGTGACGAAAAACTTGAAAAAGAAGGAGCAGCTGAAAAAGTTGTTTCTAAAGTCAAAGAAGTTGCTGAAGATGCAAAAGATGCAGTTGAAGGCGCTATTGAAGGTGTAAAAAACATGCTTCATAAAGACGATGATAAATAA
- a CDS encoding Asp23/Gls24 family envelope stress response protein yields the protein MSNTNKDFKDVAKKEVAQATHEVKGELTYEDKVIKKIIGLSLEKVSGLLAVDGGFFSNLADKLINTDNVTNGVNVEVGKEQVAVDLNVVVEYQKNVPALYKEIKDVVVAEVSKMTDLEVVEVNVNVVDIKTKEQHEADSVSLQDRVTDVAESTGEFASEQFEKAKSGLSGGFSAVQEKVGEGVEAVKDAASSNEKARVH from the coding sequence ATGTCAAATACAAATAAAGATTTCAAAGATGTTGCTAAAAAGGAAGTTGCGCAAGCAACTCATGAAGTAAAAGGTGAATTGACTTACGAAGATAAGGTCATTAAAAAAATCATTGGTCTCTCTTTAGAGAAAGTTTCAGGTTTGCTAGCTGTTGATGGTGGCTTCTTCTCTAATTTAGCAGATAAATTGATAAACACTGATAACGTAACGAATGGTGTTAATGTTGAAGTTGGTAAAGAACAAGTGGCTGTTGACTTGAACGTAGTAGTGGAATATCAAAAGAATGTTCCTGCCTTGTACAAGGAAATTAAAGATGTTGTTGTGGCGGAAGTTTCTAAGATGACTGATTTGGAAGTTGTTGAAGTAAATGTCAATGTTGTTGATATTAAAACGAAAGAACAACATGAAGCTGACTCAGTTAGCCTTCAAGATCGAGTGACAGATGTTGCTGAATCAACAGGAGAATTTGCTTCAGAGCAATTCGAAAAAGCAAAATCTGGTCTTAGCGGTGGTTTTTCAGCCGTTCAAGAAAAAGTTGGTGAAGGTGTAGAAGCTGTTAAAGATGCTGCTTCATCAAATGAAAAAGCTCGCGTACATTAA
- a CDS encoding GlsB/YeaQ/YmgE family stress response membrane protein has protein sequence MLWSIIIGGLIGLVAGSITKKGGSMGIVANVVAGLVGSAVGQSLLGTWGPSLAGMALIPSIIGAVIVVAVVSFFVGKKA, from the coding sequence ATGTTGTGGTCAATTATTATCGGTGGGCTTATTGGTCTGGTTGCTGGATCAATAACAAAAAAAGGCGGTTCTATGGGAATTGTCGCCAACGTTGTTGCAGGTTTAGTTGGTTCAGCTGTTGGTCAGTCTCTTTTAGGAACTTGGGGGCCTAGTTTGGCTGGCATGGCTTTGATTCCTTCTATCATTGGTGCGGTTATTGTAGTTGCAGTTGTATCGTTTTTTGTAGGTAAAAAGGCATAA
- a CDS encoding DUF2273 domain-containing protein: MEWFKKYQYLILSGLAGGVLACFILSFGFFKTLFVLICAAIGAGIGYYIQQKIY, translated from the coding sequence ATGGAATGGTTTAAAAAATATCAATATCTAATCCTATCTGGATTAGCGGGCGGTGTTCTAGCCTGCTTTATCCTATCCTTTGGCTTCTTTAAGACGCTATTTGTCTTGATTTGCGCTGCCATAGGAGCAGGAATCGGATATTATATACAACAAAAAATATATTAA